In the Salvia splendens isolate huo1 chromosome 16, SspV2, whole genome shotgun sequence genome, ATGATAACACAATGACACAAATGTTATACTAAAAATTAAGGGTTAGTCACTTCTCAATGAGAAGTTCTCATTGAACTCTGTCACGGAAAATGATTCAAAGTATATATCTAGAGGCTCATATCAACTTTCCCAATTTGCTAATCACAACTAATTTTTTTGACAAAACATTGAATTATTGTGTGTATTTGGGCCAAGAGGAAATTTCCCAAGTTGTTTGAAcaaaaataacattttttttattcatataattTCTATCTCTTGATGAATTATCTATCCTATTAAACATGCACCTAGTAGTTGAATTTTGGATATATAAGGAAAATTCATCTTTTGTGATATCAACATTATTGGATTTTGCTTTGACAATTTGATCATATTCTTCTTAAAGGGCGAAACTTTAATTTGTGGAGTGCTCTTTTAGAAAACATTATTATTATCAAGATTCTTTATTTTCAATAGGTTAATCAGAAATTGGGTCAGTGTCATTCTTTAATTTCTTAAATCAAGCCTAACTAGAaaacataaaatgaaagaaaaatagcCATCACTAAAATCATGATTGACTTTAATAAGATATCAAACGCAAACCGTGCACGGATTGTATTCGCAACAAATCACAAATCACATTCAATTAGTGACTCATGAACTAATAATAATGAATAAATATTCAAGTTGAGATAGCAAACACAAAAGAGTACTGTTagcataaaaaatttaaatagatTCCATTACTATTTAAACCTTACTAggaatattagtagtattttaagTTGCAAATGGCAAAAAGAAGTCAAGCTTAGTGGTCAATTTCTCTAGAAAAAGAAGAGATATTCATATACCCAAAATGCCAAAATAAACAGGTAGAAATTTCAATGCTACAAATGTTAGTTTCCCTCATTCGAATCCAACTGCGATGTTTATCTTTGATTTTAACCAATACACGACCAAACCAGTTGAGCTTATACACCACAGTAATAAATTTAAACCTTGAAACCAAGGCCCATGGATACATACAAAGATGTTGCACAACCACTCAAGTCCTCATCCTTTTTACGTCGCTCTCAGGGACACTAGCGTCGTTTCTGTTCCCGCCTAACATGCCAATCGACGGTTCTTGAGCCTGTGCAAAACCAGGTACCATCAGTAGCTTTCATCTCTGCTTATTGTTTTATCTTAAGCACAAATACAGTGATACTTGCTATCTACTATGAATTTACAAGTAACAGAAATGCATGACTTACGTTCTCATTTGGAACGACTGCATATCTCTGAGTCGGAGACACCCAACTTTTTTCTGGCCATGAAAACCAAGAGACAGTGTGAGAAAAATATGTTACTGGTTAACTAGTTTGGAAAGTTGAAAAGAGCAGGTAGACATGACAAGGAACCTGATGAGATGTCTACTTTGGAGGCCTCAATATGCTGCCCGCTTGATCCATCCATGCTTAATGCCTCTATGATCTTCGGAATATTTCTACAACAGCATTTCAGATTATCAACAGTCTAAACACTAACATATTCTTTTATCGTAGACATACATGTGAAATACGTCTTCACTGATGCTTTGTGGTTAACACTGACAGGAGAATAGTTGAATGAAAGGTTCAATTTCTTTTGAAAGGAGTTAGTCAGTAAAATGCTACCTGTCAACAGCGTCGCCATGCCCTAGCTGGCCGTTGGTACCCCTTCCCCATGAGAAGACATTTTGTCTGTCTGTCACAGCAAGGGTATGCCTCCATCCACATGAGATATTCACTACTTTCTGCCATGCAAGCACCCAATTCAAAAAAACCAAATCAAAAGGAAATAGAATTAGCAAACTAGAGCCACCTCCAACCATTGTAACGAAAGGGTGAAGGAACCACACAAAATTAGACTAGTTGCCGATTAATGTTAGTTCACCAGTAGGGAGATAAAAAAAAGGCACCTGATTAAGTGGAAATTTGACTTGCACAGGGGAGCAGTGATCTGTATTGTTGCCAACACCAACTTGTCCAAACTGATCCAAAGTTGACATACAAATCAGTTCTACTGACCATAAGAGGCATTACATGCAAATTAATTCAAATGATATGATAATTCCTTATATAACGGGCGGAGTCATTAGAGATGCAATGAGAAGCAGAATGGTTAAAACCAGACACGTCAAATTTCATGATTGTGATAAATTATATTCTATAGAAGGAAGTTTGTAATAGACCTTATTCCAGCCCCAGCCATATAGTTTTCCATCAGTCGTCGCAGCCATTGTATGTCTCCAACCACCTGAAATCTGCAGCAATCACAACGACATTCTATTAGTATAAATGATCTATTAAAATACACAAGCAGAAAAATTCAGTTGCAAAAGACTTCCAAAATAGTCAGTTTTATTGTAAAAGAATGAAAGATTTAGGGGGACACGAGTTTTCTAGTTATTGTTAGGTAAAGAAACATAGACATCTCTGGATGAGAAGCAACAATTACTTGAGATATATGATGATCACGTAAAGCTTCCAGCTTATGAGGGATTAGATGGTCCTCAAAATCCCCATGTCCAAGCTGGCCATATTTGCTCCATCCATATGTGAACAAACTCCCCGAGGAGGAAATAGAGATGGTATGTCGCCATCCACAAGCTACCAGGACCATTTTTTCTCCCTGCAACAACAATTATCAACAGTACAAAGGTACAACGAAAAGTTAAAGAAACTAAATACATACATCATTTTCATTCCAGTTGTGACAATTTCTTTAATTATGATTTAGTGGAATTAGAGTGGAATGATGACATCCAGGGATTAATGATGTATACAACACATGAAACCCCAAGAACATCCTCTCTCTCGTACATTCAAATGGACAACACTGAGAATCATTGTGATAAAATTTTAGTGTGAATCCGTTTGCAGTTTGGTTGCAAGCAAAGTAATGTGATTGAATATTCTCTTATAACGTTTAGCCAAGTAGACAGTAGGCTTTACTTTACATAAGTGTGGCTCATGCACATTGATAAGAAAATCATCTTCTAAAACAAGCCTTTTGCAATCTTAACTTGCCATGATCCTAATTTTTTTAACATAATGTACTTAACTTTAAATCATACTACAAAATATGAAGATTATGACTAGAATTTTGTGATACAGAAACATATACATCTAAATTACTACCAAAACTGACTCTTTAAGATTACTTAGGTAGCATTTCACCTAAATTTATTGACTACTTTGAATCTGTAGCATACAGAACATTTATTTTTGAATATTATTGTTTAAGACAGGACTACCAAGATAATTTTCCAATGTGCAATGAATTTGGGCTTACCTCAACAGTAGCAACTTTTGCTGGAAGCAGGCGGTCATCTCGATCACCTAAACCTAAATTACCATATCTACCCCAGCCCCAACCGTAAAGTTCACCGCCTTCTGTTACAGCAGCTGTATGTTCAGCACCAGCGGCTACCATTTTGACTAATATCCCCTACAACAAAACATACAGGCGTCTTATAGACATCTCAAGATGAATCGTCAAAGTGCTTATAATGATAAACTCAGAGTTTTTAGGTAGTAAAATAATGTTATGGCATTAGTTACCGTTAGTATATTCTAGTATACTAGACGACGCAATCGTTTTTGTAGGCTTGTGATGGCACAATGTAGAGCAGTACATTTCTCCATAAGCTCTTTTGTTagcatacacaaaatacagggAAAagcatttttataaaaaataatacacaGACATGTTTTAACAGATTCACAGAGCATGCCTACTATTTTTGTCCTGAAACTAAACATTCATAAGAGTATTATCCATATCAAGCAGAAAGATAATGGATATCGATATGTATTGATAAACTTCATAGTACATACCTCGAAAGCTTCAATCTTTCGGGGTATAAGAGAATCCTCAGTGGTACCAAGTCCTAGTTGACCATTTTGATTCCGTCCCCAACTTCAGTTGAACAGATGTAAGTTAAGATTGTCAgatttcataaaaattattttcaggAATAACAAATTATACTGAGCATAATCAGAAAAGAAATTAGTAgagtaagaaaaagaaatgaagaaCAAAATGGTTCCATGTGAGGGCATATCAAGAAATTCTTTTTAGTGGTTTCTTTACCTACCAATGAGCAAGAACATGAAGATAAATATGCAGCTGGGTACCGTGgctgtttttatattttaattttaataggaGAACTCAAAAAAATACCAACGCGAAAGCCAAGGGAAACATCACTAGGTTAACAAAGTTGGACAAAACGTTTGCATCAAATGTCAGCAGACAAGAGCTTCTTATGCCAATCTGAACAAAGATCTCAGGGGAGTCCTCGGGCTTCATGTCTTTTTAGATGACTTGAGTTTTCTATATGCATCCAGATATGCATAGGAGACATAACAACCTATCCTGGAGTTGATTGGCTATTTGCAATGCACCTTTCAAGTTACACCAGGTTACTTGCTAACTTacggaaaaaaaagaaacatgACCAACCTTTGGACTTCGCCTTCCATAGTCACTGCCAAACAATGGCTGTCTCCACAAGCAATTTGCTTTATCTGCAGGCCTTGTAAAGCTTTGATCGGTTGAGGAGAAAACAAGTCACTAGAATTTCCATGGCCTAACCTCCCAAAATCACCCCTACAAAATGTTTGAAATATCAAGCAAACATAAGAAATTGGCTCACATATTAGCCCATCAAATCCAATGAATTACTAAACAATGGGCCTAAGGCTGAAATGGCGGCCATGGAAACAAGGGCTATCACTGAGGTACTTACTAATATAAATGACAGTTGAAAAAAAACTCTGCTTGGGATGTATAGAGACAGATGTTCAATATCAAAAGGTTAAATAATATATAGTGCAATGAACATTAGCCATCCAGAAACTTACCATCCCCAGCTGTATACTTGAACTTGTGATTTGGAATACGCAGTTGTATGATCAGCTCCACAAGTAACAGAAACTATTTCTTGATCATCCAATACACTTAACTGTGTAGGAGAGAACCGATCTTCAGCATCTCCATGGCCCAACTGTCCGTCTTCTCCCCTTCCCCATGAGCAAACAACATTCCCAGCTGcataataaaattcatattcAATGCTATCCTCATTTATGGGGAAAGTTTGTAGTTGTAATAAAGATTTCAAGAAGATTTAACCGAACAACGAACAATGCTGATTTGAGCATTATAATTGGACTAAAATCTCTTCCATTCACATGAAACGCCCATAAACTCCAGATTATACGTCATCAAATGCAATTGCTCATAACCAACTATTGCTTAACACTAACTATATGAAGAATtaacattctttttttttatgggtaaatgaattttaattttaaaggcCACACCACGGAGACCTTTGGCCTCAGTCATTAACCTCTCTACCCCGCTTGACCAAGTCACACCCACTAATATATTAACATTCCTTACATAAATTTGGttgtaaattcatttttttatattttatgttcttgcattgtactattattttaaaccAAATTTTCTATCGCAAAATGTTATTCGCAATGTCTTGTCAGATTTACAACCAAAAGTTCAACCAAAATCAACTGTAATGGCAAAGTAATTCTGACGATTATGTAGATTCTTGAATTAACAGTACACTTGTTTGCAAGTCCAACAAAcaatgaaaaaacaaaaaatattcaaacagAAAtctaaaatactagtactactattgtTAATAAAGCGACAAAAAATAGTTGACTAACATCTTCAATTATTATTGAGAAAATGTTTTCAAACTAGACGTGGAGCATTCTAGTCCATGGAAAAATTCCTAAAACACTGCACCGCCAATTTTCACACAGTAAAATTTAGAAAACCTACATTTCTCAGcatcaaacaacacaaaaacaccaactgaagaaaaaaaaatcctaaattCGTCGAGATTCAAAGGCATTGACAAACACATAATAGATACAATTGTAGCAAGGAAATATAGAATTTACAGAGCAGAGCGACGGAGTGGCTGGCGCCGGCAGATATGACGAGCACTCTCCGAATCGGACCGGTAACAGGTTCAGTACCACTAGTGTTGGTGCTGTGAATTTTCCCCTCGTCGGACATGGCCACCCCTCTCGGTGTCTGTGTCTGTGTCTGTGTCTGTGTCTGGTTTGGTGTTGATGAGTAGGATTTTTTGAGGAAATAAATAATTTGGGTGGAGTTTGAAAATTGAAGAGAGTGAAAAATGAGAGATATTTTAGAAGTATCTCTAGTTATCAAGTTCTGAGAAAGGACGGTGAGGGGCAAAAGAGGGGGCTCAGCCTCAGCGTATTTATAGTGATAGCGATGGAGAGCTGCTGCAGCTGCTGCCTATTTCATGCATGTATATTCAATTATTTACTGTGCACTGTAATTACTCTAcataattatactactactagttaATAGAGAAAATCTAATTTGCATTGTTTTAACATATTGAATTTGATTTGCATAGAGTAGAATAGATATCAGCTTTCAATTGTAGAACATCAGTGTCATATTAATTCTACAATCTTGAGACTTTTCAGAGGGTAGTTGGATTAATATACTAGTAGAATAAATGTACATGAAAAGTAGATAAATTCGTGAGGCGAGGTCGCGCCTATATTAATGCGAACATATGCAATCACCCATGTGATATGTGACCTAAATATTTGGGTCTCAAAATGAACTTGTTTGGGTTTTATGGAGCCAGCAATCATTCTTTTAAGAATAAATTTTATTGTACATGTACATAATgtcttttattttatagtattaaattagaTTAAATCTCTAGTACTTACTCTATAGTGCCCACATAAATCAAGACTGCGAAAGCATCTTGTGTTTATAATAACATAGTAGAATATGCTAACAATGCCTAAATGATGAAGGGAtttttaaaaggaaaaataaattacaGTTCGACATAACATATTAATATGTCAATCAAAGTCTATAATtccacactatacacacaatttGTTTTACAAATTAAAGAGTGCTTGGTAGATGGTAACACTTGATTGTCTTTCATTGTTGAAATGCCAGGACATATTAAATGTGTTGCTAATTGGTATGTATAATTTCTTATCCATCCATCACTGTGATTAGATATATCATACGGAGTAgtataatatatcaaaataactaaaattatgAGTTCCACCtatttaatactagtaatatGTCCAACTCATATTTTCTATATGCTGGAATATAATTACATTACTTCTTAAGTCTTGACTATAATAAAGGTTAAGGTTAAATAATTATTTCCCGCCGGTGATAATAAATCGAAGAAAAAGTTACAATTAACATACCAAATTTTATTGAACACAACATCTTCCATACATTCCAACTTAAACTGGATTGCAGTGAACTAAAAATACATGATGCCTTCTTTACATTCACAAggctaaaaaaaaaatataccaCATGACAATTAACATAGCAAATTAAACACAACAATAGCTAATCAACACCAACCACCAATTAATCTGATGTACACAAAACAAAACTCAGCCTCTCAATAGCTAGTCTTGAATGGTCTATAAACCTTGAGATCAAGCACAACTCCGGCCACCGACCCGGCCGCTGCAGCAACCGATATAACGAGGCACGCGAAGCTCAGCATCTGCAGACACACCCATCTCGTGCTCCACCGCCGTATCTTCTTCTGCGCAATGTACATCTCCACCGGGAAATAAACCGTCAGCGGCCAAAACCCAAACGCCCCGAGAATCCCCACCACATCATTGAAAAATGGCAGCAG is a window encoding:
- the LOC121770748 gene encoding ultraviolet-B receptor UVR8-like, which produces MSDEGKIHSTNTSGTEPVTGPIRRVLVISAGASHSVALLSGNVVCSWGRGEDGQLGHGDAEDRFSPTQLSVLDDQEIVSVTCGADHTTAYSKSQVQVYSWGWGDFGRLGHGNSSDLFSPQPIKALQGLQIKQIACGDSHCLAVTMEGEVQSWGRNQNGQLGLGTTEDSLIPRKIEAFEGILVKMVAAGAEHTAAVTEGGELYGWGWGRYGNLGLGDRDDRLLPAKVATVEGEKMVLVACGWRHTISISSSGSLFTYGWSKYGQLGHGDFEDHLIPHKLEALRDHHISQISGGWRHTMAATTDGKLYGWGWNKFGQVGVGNNTDHCSPVQVKFPLNQKVVNISCGWRHTLAVTDRQNVFSWGRGTNGQLGHGDAVDRNIPKIIEALSMDGSSGQHIEASKVDISSEKSWVSPTQRYAVVPNENAQEPSIGMLGGNRNDASVPESDVKRMRT